The proteins below are encoded in one region of Pelagibacterium flavum:
- a CDS encoding L-rhamnose mutarotase, which translates to MKRYGSVLGLKPDQIAQYKRIHADVWPEVLEQIKKSNITNYSIFLKEPENLLFSYYEYVGDDHEADMAAMAADPRTQDWWAICEPMQAPLDTRREGEWWAGMEEVFHTP; encoded by the coding sequence ATGAAACGCTATGGTTCGGTTCTCGGGCTCAAGCCCGACCAGATCGCCCAGTACAAGCGCATCCATGCCGATGTTTGGCCCGAGGTGCTCGAACAGATCAAGAAGAGCAACATCACCAATTACTCGATCTTCCTCAAAGAGCCCGAAAACCTTCTGTTTTCCTACTACGAGTATGTCGGGGACGATCATGAGGCAGATATGGCGGCCATGGCCGCCGACCCGCGCACGCAAGACTGGTGGGCCATTTGCGAGCCCATGCAGGCGCCCCTGGATACCCGCAGGGAGGGCGAGTGGTGGGCAGGGATGGAAGAGGTCTTTCACACGCCCTGA
- a CDS encoding UDP-glucuronic acid decarboxylase family protein, with the protein MTVKTVPQRILVTGGAGFLGSHLCEALLRSGHHVTCLDNFSTGLRRNVRHLEHTDRFNLIEHDIVTPLNLEVDQIFNLACPASPPHYQADPVHTTLTCVLGSMNLLELAQRHGARIFQASTSEVYGDPSVHPQVESYWGNVNSFGPRACYDEGKRCAETLFFDYHKSHGVSIKIARIFNTYGPRMRPDDGRVVSNFIVQALKGDDITIYGDGSQTRSFCFVDDLIDGFLRLMASPDTLTGPVNLGNPCEFTVGELARHVIELTGSSSKMVHCPLPTDDPRQRRPNISLAMRELDWQPRTTLLAGLKRTIRHFDRLLANPDHEFAEVA; encoded by the coding sequence ATGACCGTAAAAACAGTACCGCAGCGAATTCTTGTTACTGGCGGCGCGGGTTTCCTCGGCTCACATTTGTGTGAAGCACTACTGCGCTCCGGCCATCACGTGACCTGCCTCGACAATTTTTCCACTGGCCTGCGCCGGAACGTGCGGCATCTGGAACATACCGATCGCTTCAACCTCATCGAGCACGACATCGTCACGCCGCTCAACCTGGAAGTCGATCAGATCTTCAACCTTGCCTGCCCGGCCTCACCTCCGCACTACCAGGCAGACCCGGTGCATACGACGTTAACCTGCGTTCTGGGTTCGATGAATCTTCTTGAACTCGCGCAGCGCCACGGCGCCCGCATTTTCCAGGCCTCCACCTCCGAAGTCTATGGCGACCCTTCGGTGCATCCCCAGGTCGAGAGCTATTGGGGCAATGTCAATTCGTTCGGCCCCCGGGCCTGTTATGATGAAGGCAAGCGGTGCGCCGAGACATTGTTCTTTGATTATCACAAGAGCCATGGCGTCTCGATAAAGATCGCGCGCATTTTCAACACTTATGGGCCGCGCATGCGGCCCGACGACGGTCGTGTCGTTTCCAACTTCATCGTTCAGGCGCTCAAGGGCGACGACATCACCATCTACGGCGACGGCAGCCAGACGCGCTCCTTCTGTTTCGTGGACGACCTGATTGACGGCTTCCTGCGCCTCATGGCCTCTCCGGACACGCTTACCGGACCGGTCAACCTCGGCAATCCTTGCGAATTCACCGTTGGCGAGTTGGCCAGACACGTGATCGAGCTCACCGGATCATCCTCGAAGATGGTGCATTGCCCACTGCCAACCGACGATCCCAGGCAGCGCCGCCCGAACATATCGCTCGCAATGCGCGAACTCGATTGGCAGCCGCGCACGACGCTCCTGGCCGGCCTCAAGAGAACCATCCGCCATTTCGATCGCCTTCTGGCGAACCCTGACCACGAATTCGCCGAGGTCGCATGA
- a CDS encoding IclR family transcriptional regulator encodes MAEEIDRYRAPALDKGLDILEVLAAAEDSLSQAEICRALGRSPNEIYRMLDRLVRRNYVRRTPEDRYALTLKLFELAHAREPLKRLINQALPLMRQFAMTSEQACHIVVYDRNALVVVAQVDSPSYWNVSLRVGSRMDLVNTGSGHVFLAYAEPGERALMLAKRDSVSESDVPADFDARLDRVRKQGFENMESAQVVAVSNLSAPIFGPLGSVIAVMTCPYAARLDRPDAPSPDQTLELLLETARTLSANLSASPTSPRKDSE; translated from the coding sequence ATGGCAGAGGAAATCGATCGCTATCGCGCCCCTGCGCTTGACAAGGGCCTCGACATACTCGAAGTGCTTGCCGCCGCCGAGGACAGTCTGAGCCAGGCCGAAATCTGCCGGGCACTCGGGCGGAGTCCCAATGAGATCTACCGCATGCTCGATCGTCTGGTTCGGCGCAACTATGTGCGTCGCACCCCCGAGGATAGGTACGCGCTGACCCTCAAGCTGTTCGAGTTGGCGCATGCACGCGAGCCGCTCAAGCGGCTCATCAATCAGGCCCTGCCCCTTATGCGTCAGTTCGCCATGACGTCCGAGCAGGCCTGCCACATCGTTGTTTACGATCGGAACGCCCTGGTGGTCGTGGCTCAGGTGGATTCTCCGAGTTACTGGAATGTGTCGCTGCGGGTCGGATCGCGCATGGACTTGGTCAATACCGGATCAGGCCACGTTTTTCTTGCTTATGCCGAACCCGGTGAGCGCGCGTTGATGCTCGCCAAACGAGACTCTGTATCCGAAAGTGACGTTCCTGCAGATTTCGATGCGCGGCTTGATCGCGTACGCAAGCAAGGATTTGAGAACATGGAGAGCGCCCAGGTGGTCGCGGTCTCCAATCTCTCCGCGCCAATTTTCGGGCCGCTCGGCAGCGTAATCGCCGTGATGACCTGCCCCTACGCCGCAAGGCTCGATCGGCCTGACGCCCCCTCTCCCGATCAGACGCTTGAGTTGCTTCTTGAAACCGCGCGTACGTTGTCGGCCAACTTGTCCGCCTCGCCAACGTCCCCAAGAAAGGATTCCGAATGA
- the galE gene encoding UDP-glucose 4-epimerase GalE: MSPERILVTGGAGFIGSHTAKLLNASGIEPIVFDNLSTGNRSSVRWGPFVQGDILDTPLLAHTIARYKPAAVIHFAASAYVGESVTDPAKYYRNNLSGTYSLLDACLQNRLTNIIFSSSCATYGVPTQLPIGEDTPQMPINPYGRTKLIAEYMLRDYAAAYGLRYVALRYFNACGADPEGEIGEWHTPETHLIPRALMATAGIIPFLEVFGDDYETADGTCVRDYVHVADLARAHVLAYKHLAAGGADLAINVGTGRGTSIREILTAIHSVTGIEVPVRMHPRRAGDPPALYADPSLARETIGFSAKHSDLGTILRTAAPFFGLEVSPQ, translated from the coding sequence ATGTCGCCTGAGCGGATCCTTGTTACCGGCGGCGCCGGCTTCATCGGAAGCCATACCGCAAAGCTGCTGAATGCCAGCGGTATCGAGCCCATTGTCTTCGACAACCTGTCGACCGGCAACCGCTCGTCGGTGCGCTGGGGTCCGTTCGTCCAGGGCGACATCCTGGACACCCCCCTGCTCGCCCACACAATCGCGCGCTACAAGCCAGCGGCCGTCATCCATTTCGCCGCCAGTGCCTATGTCGGCGAATCCGTCACGGATCCGGCGAAATACTACCGCAACAACCTTTCTGGCACGTACTCGCTGCTCGACGCCTGCCTCCAGAACCGGCTCACCAACATCATCTTCTCTTCAAGCTGTGCGACCTACGGCGTGCCGACGCAGCTTCCGATCGGCGAAGACACGCCGCAGATGCCGATCAACCCCTATGGGCGCACAAAGCTGATTGCCGAGTACATGCTGCGCGATTATGCGGCCGCCTACGGCCTGCGATACGTAGCGCTGCGCTATTTCAACGCCTGCGGCGCCGACCCCGAAGGCGAAATCGGGGAATGGCACACGCCTGAAACACACCTGATCCCCCGCGCGCTGATGGCCACGGCCGGTATCATCCCGTTCCTTGAGGTCTTTGGAGACGACTACGAAACCGCTGACGGAACCTGCGTTCGCGACTATGTCCATGTCGCGGACCTAGCACGAGCCCACGTCCTTGCCTACAAACACCTGGCGGCAGGAGGCGCCGATCTGGCGATCAATGTGGGCACCGGTCGCGGCACCTCGATTCGCGAGATTCTTACAGCAATCCATAGCGTTACCGGGATCGAAGTGCCGGTTCGCATGCATCCGAGGCGTGCCGGCGATCCGCCTGCGCTCTATGCCGACCCCAGTCTGGCGCGCGAAACAATCGGCTTTTCAGCCAAACATTCCGACCTGGGAACCATCCTGCGCACGGCCGCTCCCTTCTTTGGGCTGGAGGTGTCGCCACAATGA
- a CDS encoding ABC transporter permease, with protein MLGGGFGLPIRADMLHRISALITLFGLIIAFAFLNGAFLSVNNAMTVLLQTAVIGLLGIGLTVVILTGGIDLSVGSVLALSGTVAGLLVKAGLPVPIGMGGGLLVGTLCGMFNGFVITRLRIAPFIATLGMMMIARGVALQLTGASPVSQLGQAFGVLGNGALFRIVETQTNGLPRMVFPGIPFPAILLLVVALIAAYVLKRRQFGRHVYAVGSNEEAARLSGVNVEHTKMAAYAVSGFLAGLAGIVLMSRLVTAQPNEGVMYELDAIAAAVIGGASLMGGVGSISGTMIGAFIIGILRNGLNMAGVSAFIQQIVIGCVVIGAVYIDQLRNRR; from the coding sequence ATGCTTGGCGGCGGCTTTGGCTTGCCGATCCGGGCAGACATGCTGCACCGCATTTCCGCTCTGATCACGCTCTTTGGCCTCATCATCGCCTTTGCGTTTCTCAACGGTGCCTTTCTGAGCGTCAACAACGCCATGACGGTGCTTCTCCAGACAGCGGTTATCGGCCTTCTCGGGATCGGTTTGACTGTCGTTATTCTCACCGGCGGCATCGACCTCAGCGTTGGTTCTGTTCTAGCGTTGTCGGGCACGGTGGCGGGCCTGTTGGTCAAGGCGGGGCTCCCTGTGCCGATCGGCATGGGCGGCGGGCTGTTGGTCGGTACGCTGTGCGGCATGTTCAACGGGTTCGTGATTACCCGGCTGCGGATTGCGCCCTTTATCGCCACGCTTGGCATGATGATGATTGCGCGCGGCGTCGCTCTTCAACTGACCGGTGCCTCGCCCGTCTCTCAACTGGGACAAGCGTTCGGCGTTCTGGGCAACGGTGCCCTGTTCAGGATCGTTGAAACCCAGACCAATGGATTGCCGCGCATGGTGTTTCCGGGCATCCCGTTCCCGGCAATCCTGCTGCTGGTTGTCGCCCTCATTGCCGCCTATGTGCTCAAGCGGCGCCAGTTCGGGCGTCACGTCTATGCCGTTGGCTCCAACGAGGAGGCGGCACGTCTTTCGGGCGTCAATGTCGAGCACACCAAAATGGCTGCCTATGCTGTGTCAGGCTTTCTGGCGGGGCTTGCCGGCATCGTGTTGATGTCCCGCCTCGTCACTGCCCAGCCCAATGAAGGCGTGATGTACGAGCTTGACGCCATCGCAGCGGCGGTCATTGGCGGCGCTTCGCTCATGGGTGGAGTGGGCTCGATTTCAGGCACCATGATCGGCGCCTTCATTATCGGAATTTTGCGCAACGGACTCAACATGGCGGGCGTGTCGGCCTTCATCCAGCAGATCGTTATCGGCTGCGTGGTGATCGGCGCCGTCTATATCGATCAGTTGCGCAACAGGCGCTGA
- a CDS encoding SDR family oxidoreductase: MADISGKTCLLTAAAQGIGHASALAFALAGARVIATDINGEKLEALKGIKGIETRVLDVLSDSAVGAVVAEAGPIDILFNCAGIVHNGTILEASDEDIDLALNLNFKAQVRTIKAVLPGMLDRGDGTIINMSSVASSVTGVPNRFAYSASKAAVIGLTKSVAADYVAKGIRCNAICPGTVDSPSLQDRLRATGDYEAARAAFIARQPIGRIGTPQEVADLAVYLAGATYTTGQIHTIDGGWTT; encoded by the coding sequence ATGGCCGACATCAGCGGGAAGACCTGCCTCCTGACGGCTGCGGCTCAGGGGATTGGCCATGCTTCGGCGCTGGCCTTTGCCCTTGCCGGAGCAAGGGTGATCGCGACAGACATAAATGGCGAAAAGCTCGAAGCGCTCAAAGGAATAAAGGGGATCGAAACGCGCGTGCTCGATGTCCTTTCCGACTCCGCCGTAGGTGCCGTGGTTGCCGAAGCCGGGCCGATCGACATTCTGTTCAACTGCGCCGGCATCGTTCACAACGGCACCATTCTCGAAGCCAGCGACGAAGATATCGATTTGGCGCTCAATCTCAATTTCAAGGCGCAGGTCCGAACCATCAAGGCTGTGTTGCCGGGCATGCTCGATCGCGGCGATGGCACGATCATCAACATGTCTTCCGTGGCCTCTTCGGTAACCGGCGTGCCCAATCGCTTCGCCTATTCGGCCAGCAAGGCCGCTGTGATCGGTCTGACCAAATCGGTTGCCGCCGATTATGTTGCAAAGGGTATTCGCTGCAACGCCATTTGCCCCGGCACCGTCGACAGCCCCTCGCTGCAGGACCGGCTGCGCGCTACCGGCGACTATGAGGCTGCGCGGGCAGCCTTCATCGCCCGTCAGCCCATCGGGCGGATCGGTACGCCCCAGGAGGTGGCTGACCTTGCCGTTTATCTGGCCGGCGCGACCTATACGACGGGTCAGATTCACACGATAGATGGCGGCTGGACCACCTGA
- a CDS encoding GntR family transcriptional regulator, which produces MARTNDRYKSAYNQMLARLKTLEANFELPSETVLASELGVSRTIIRSILGQLHAARIISWRGRRKRLLRQPVAADRFPDSEAESIAERLEDKFLEWILRTDVAPETRLNISLLSRQFGTTTHALQEFLVRFSRFGIVERLQTGGWVLRGFTAQYAIELSEFREMIELASVRKLVALDPGHPIWGQLDELERDHRALLEQVETRYRDFSALDDRLHTTINSVQNNRFAREFQALISMIFHYHYQWNKRWEKQRNTVAISEHLAYIGALRKRDWNQARAAALAHLATARQTLLASTGDNDAPIE; this is translated from the coding sequence ATGGCCCGCACCAACGACCGCTACAAGTCTGCATACAATCAGATGCTTGCGCGTCTTAAGACCTTGGAAGCCAATTTCGAGTTGCCGTCGGAAACCGTTCTCGCGTCCGAACTCGGTGTCAGCCGGACGATAATCCGCTCGATACTCGGACAATTGCATGCGGCGCGCATCATCTCCTGGCGCGGTCGCCGGAAGCGCTTGCTGCGGCAGCCAGTAGCCGCCGACCGCTTCCCCGATAGCGAGGCCGAAAGCATAGCCGAGCGGCTTGAAGACAAGTTCCTGGAGTGGATTTTGCGTACCGACGTCGCCCCTGAGACACGGCTCAATATCTCGCTGTTGTCTCGGCAATTCGGCACGACCACTCACGCGCTGCAGGAGTTTCTCGTGCGCTTCTCGCGGTTTGGCATCGTGGAACGATTACAGACCGGGGGGTGGGTGTTGCGCGGATTTACAGCGCAATATGCGATCGAGTTGTCAGAGTTTCGCGAAATGATCGAACTGGCGTCGGTGCGAAAACTGGTCGCGCTGGATCCCGGTCATCCCATCTGGGGCCAACTCGATGAGTTGGAGCGCGACCATCGCGCCCTGCTGGAACAGGTCGAGACCCGCTACCGCGACTTCTCGGCGCTCGACGACAGGCTGCACACCACGATCAACAGCGTTCAGAACAACCGTTTCGCGCGTGAGTTCCAGGCGCTGATCTCGATGATCTTCCACTACCATTATCAGTGGAACAAGCGCTGGGAAAAGCAGCGCAATACCGTCGCGATCAGCGAGCACCTGGCCTATATCGGCGCGCTGCGCAAGCGAGACTGGAACCAGGCTCGCGCAGCGGCACTCGCGCATTTGGCGACTGCGCGCCAGACGCTTCTGGCCTCGACGGGGGACAATGACGCCCCCATCGAATGA
- a CDS encoding fumarylacetoacetate hydrolase family protein, which produces MKLMRIGNKGAEKPAVLHSDGTIRDLSGVVDDIAGEVLTPDGLAAIGKADLAELPQLDKSQRIGPCVGRVGKFICVGLNYADHAAESGLNVPKEPVIFMKATSAICGPNDDVIIPRNSKKTDWEVELGVVIGKEARYVDEADALDHVAGYCVANDLSEREFQIERSGQWVKGKSADTFGPIGPWLVTRDEVDDPQDLAMWLEVDGHRYQNGSTKTMVFGVAHVVSYISQFMSLQPGDIISTGTPPGVGMGIKPEPVYLKPGQTMRLGIEGLGEQTQKAKAWA; this is translated from the coding sequence ATGAAACTCATGCGCATTGGCAACAAGGGCGCCGAAAAGCCCGCTGTTCTGCATTCGGACGGAACGATACGTGATCTCAGTGGGGTCGTTGACGATATCGCCGGCGAGGTTCTGACCCCCGACGGGCTGGCGGCGATCGGCAAGGCCGACCTGGCAGAATTGCCTCAGCTGGACAAAAGCCAGCGCATCGGGCCGTGTGTCGGACGGGTCGGCAAGTTCATCTGCGTGGGGCTCAACTATGCCGACCATGCTGCCGAAAGCGGGCTGAACGTGCCCAAGGAGCCGGTCATCTTCATGAAGGCGACCAGCGCCATTTGCGGACCCAATGACGATGTCATCATTCCGCGCAATTCGAAGAAAACCGACTGGGAGGTTGAACTGGGCGTGGTGATCGGAAAAGAGGCGCGCTATGTGGACGAGGCCGACGCCCTCGATCATGTCGCCGGCTATTGCGTGGCCAACGATCTCTCTGAACGCGAATTCCAGATCGAGCGCTCGGGACAGTGGGTCAAGGGCAAGTCGGCCGATACCTTCGGCCCCATCGGGCCGTGGCTGGTGACCCGCGACGAGGTGGACGATCCCCAGGATCTTGCCATGTGGCTCGAGGTCGACGGGCACCGCTACCAGAACGGGTCAACCAAAACGATGGTGTTCGGCGTAGCGCATGTGGTGAGCTATATCTCCCAGTTCATGAGCCTGCAGCCGGGCGACATCATCTCCACCGGCACCCCGCCGGGCGTTGGCATGGGGATCAAGCCAGAGCCCGTTTATCTCAAACCCGGCCAGACCATGCGGCTCGGCATCGAAGGGCTGGGCGAGCAAACGCAAAAGGCCAAAGCCTGGGCCTGA
- a CDS encoding helix-turn-helix domain-containing protein — protein MSKTDEGGSATAKPRLERRRWERKENSDGDAVAMRGPPVLKPLEFSTRDMPNEQQFGAWQSYMEAVAEYRLPDGKAPADGFPAEHVAWNLGGALIVQLRVAAHSYWRSTAKLRASPIDHWRMAILRSGRSWTEVDGHVAQNEPGKVEFRTLGHPSRGRMTDAEAVLIYLPRDLFGDSATVLDDANNVVLSDNLSRLLIDYVSSLEASLPSLVAEDLPGIVGMLRDMVITSLSSVEHKHTAEHHGVGLMERARRYIRQNLDSPDLTPESLCQELATSRTRLYQLFESSGGVLHYIRRKRLLASHAALCDPANQKLISEIAEATGFDSPANFSRAFKLEFGYSPREAREHAAAEHAAYLGTNTSEDTKNFSDWLAALGR, from the coding sequence ATGTCGAAAACCGATGAAGGCGGATCGGCCACGGCAAAGCCGAGGCTGGAGCGGCGGCGCTGGGAACGAAAAGAAAACTCCGACGGCGACGCAGTCGCGATGCGCGGCCCCCCGGTTCTCAAGCCGCTCGAGTTTTCCACGCGGGACATGCCCAACGAGCAGCAATTCGGCGCATGGCAATCCTATATGGAGGCGGTCGCCGAATACCGGCTGCCGGACGGCAAGGCACCAGCGGACGGATTTCCAGCCGAACACGTCGCATGGAATTTGGGCGGGGCGCTCATTGTGCAACTCCGCGTCGCCGCGCACAGCTACTGGCGGTCGACAGCGAAACTGCGGGCCAGTCCGATAGACCATTGGCGCATGGCCATACTGCGTAGCGGACGGAGTTGGACCGAGGTCGATGGACATGTTGCGCAGAACGAACCCGGAAAGGTGGAGTTCAGGACACTGGGGCATCCGTCCCGGGGGCGCATGACCGATGCGGAAGCTGTTTTGATTTATCTTCCCCGCGATCTCTTCGGGGACTCGGCAACGGTTCTCGACGATGCCAATAATGTAGTCCTGTCAGACAATCTGTCCCGTCTGTTGATCGACTATGTCAGCAGCCTGGAAGCCTCATTGCCCAGCCTTGTTGCGGAAGATCTCCCCGGAATTGTCGGCATGCTGCGCGACATGGTGATCACAAGCCTGTCCTCGGTCGAGCACAAGCATACTGCGGAGCACCATGGCGTGGGTCTGATGGAGCGGGCGCGCCGCTATATCAGACAGAACCTGGACTCACCCGATCTCACGCCCGAGAGCCTGTGCCAGGAGCTCGCCACCTCCCGTACGCGGCTATACCAACTGTTTGAGTCCAGCGGTGGTGTCCTGCACTATATTAGGCGAAAGCGGCTATTGGCCTCCCATGCCGCACTCTGCGATCCGGCCAACCAGAAGCTTATTTCGGAAATCGCAGAAGCGACCGGCTTTGATTCCCCGGCCAACTTCAGCCGCGCATTCAAGCTGGAATTCGGCTACAGCCCACGCGAAGCACGCGAGCACGCCGCCGCTGAACACGCCGCCTATCTTGGCACGAACACTTCAGAAGACACGAAGAATTTCAGCGACTGGCTCGCCGCGCTCGGGCGCTGA